The Nocardioides salarius genome includes a region encoding these proteins:
- the cimA gene encoding citramalate synthase, with the protein MDLHGAFHVYDTTLRDGAQQEGLNLSVADKLAIARQLDGLGVGYIEGGWPGANPKDTEFFRRAATELDLSHARLAAFGATRRAGARAADDPQVAALRDSGAGVVTLVAKSHDRHVELALRTTLEENLAMVRDTVAHLRAEGQQVFLDAEHFFDGYRANRDYALEVLRTAFEAGAEVAALCDTNGGMLPPWVSDVVHDVVETTGGRIGIHCHNDTGCAVANSLAAVDAGATHVQGTVNGYGERTGNADLVTVVANLELKLDRQVLPPGLLRDATRIAHAVAEVTNIAPAARQPYVGTSAFAHKAGLHASAIKVDPDLYQHMDPLGVGNDMRLLVSDMAGRASIELKGRELGFDLSGDTPEAKALLTRITERVKVLEGRGYTFEAADASFELLLVEEVEGERPSYVDVESWRVITETQPGPGVEALSEATVKLRAGGVRYVVAGEGNGPVNALDHALRSAIGQAYPEVARLELVDYKVRILDQGHGTDAITRVLIETADGEGSWVTVGVGHNVVQASWEALLDAVTFGLRRHHR; encoded by the coding sequence ATGGACCTCCACGGCGCCTTCCACGTCTACGACACGACCCTGCGCGACGGAGCGCAGCAGGAGGGGCTGAACCTGTCGGTCGCCGACAAGCTCGCGATCGCGCGCCAGCTCGACGGGCTCGGTGTGGGCTACATCGAGGGCGGGTGGCCGGGGGCGAACCCCAAGGACACCGAGTTCTTCCGCCGCGCCGCCACCGAGCTCGACCTGTCCCACGCCCGCCTGGCCGCCTTCGGCGCCACGCGGCGCGCCGGCGCCCGGGCCGCCGACGACCCGCAGGTGGCCGCGCTGCGCGACAGCGGCGCCGGGGTGGTGACGCTGGTGGCCAAGTCGCACGACCGCCACGTCGAGCTGGCGCTGCGCACCACGCTCGAGGAGAACCTCGCGATGGTGCGTGACACCGTGGCCCACCTGCGCGCCGAGGGCCAGCAGGTCTTCCTCGACGCCGAGCACTTCTTCGACGGCTACCGCGCCAACCGCGACTACGCGCTCGAGGTGCTGCGCACCGCCTTCGAGGCCGGCGCCGAGGTGGCCGCGCTGTGCGACACCAACGGCGGGATGCTGCCGCCGTGGGTCTCCGACGTGGTCCACGACGTCGTCGAGACGACCGGCGGGCGCATCGGCATCCACTGCCACAACGACACCGGCTGCGCGGTGGCCAACTCGCTGGCCGCCGTCGACGCGGGGGCGACGCACGTGCAGGGCACCGTCAACGGCTACGGCGAGCGCACCGGCAACGCCGACCTCGTCACCGTCGTGGCCAACCTCGAGCTCAAGCTGGACCGTCAGGTGCTGCCGCCGGGGCTGCTGCGCGACGCGACCCGCATCGCCCACGCCGTCGCCGAGGTCACCAACATCGCGCCGGCCGCGCGCCAGCCCTACGTCGGCACCTCCGCCTTCGCCCACAAGGCCGGGCTGCACGCGAGCGCGATCAAGGTCGACCCCGACCTCTACCAGCACATGGACCCCCTCGGCGTCGGCAACGACATGAGGCTGCTGGTCTCCGACATGGCCGGGCGCGCCTCCATCGAGCTCAAGGGCCGCGAGCTCGGCTTCGACCTGTCGGGCGACACCCCCGAGGCCAAGGCGCTGCTCACCCGCATCACCGAGCGGGTCAAGGTGCTCGAGGGACGCGGCTACACCTTCGAGGCCGCCGACGCCTCCTTCGAGCTGCTGCTGGTCGAGGAGGTCGAGGGCGAGCGGCCGTCGTACGTCGACGTGGAGTCGTGGCGCGTCATCACCGAGACCCAGCCCGGCCCGGGGGTGGAGGCGCTCTCGGAGGCGACCGTGAAGCTGCGGGCCGGGGGAGTGCGCTACGTCGTGGCGGGCGAGGGCAACGGTCCGGTCAACGCGCTCGACCACGCCCTGCGCTCCGCGATCGGCCAGGCCTACCCGGAGGTCGCCCGGCTCGAGCTCGTCGACTACAAGGTGCGCATCCTCGACCAGGGCCACGGCACCGACGCGATCACCCGGGTGCTCATCGAGACCGCCGACGGCGAGGGCTCGTGGGTCACCGTCGGGGTGGGGCACAACGTCGTGCAGGCCTCGTGGGAGGCACTGCTCGACGCCGTCACCTTCGGGCTGCGGCGCCACCACCGCTGA
- a CDS encoding serine/threonine-protein kinase produces MSTTPRSAALATVGGYTLLTQIGEGGMGVVHLARRPGGERVALKVLRPHVVGGDEARQRLEREVSSLSRVRSRWVAEVIDADPWGDVPYVATRYVPGLSLHDHVVEEGPVVGRDLVWFAGCLAEGLASVHEVGVLHRDVKPSNVLMEGRTPILIDFGLARVADDPRLTHTGWLIGTPGYLAPEILYGDDASTASDVHSWAATVAYAGTGRAPFGRGPSMAVMDRVRRGEHDLDGLRGDLHDVVEAALDPDPERRPTLGEILDWLRPQSTQVHRRPVAGPLPEVVETAPMRAAVWPEEETRVEAEPVDWQEGRQDDWRDDRPEEGPHTAVLPTEQWSDEQWSDQQWDDQAPRVPPLERVRRGLLTLAGGVAVAVGVAAVPYAGLALVLVAVWLLRSGSLAASHVGDRRRLRGRRWYDAPVVLVRAPWDLLRSIPSTIVLQLWALGLAAAAGLVCYSLAAGTVVTLLAGAGALVLGLWWGPGGSRVRSPLGRVVRPLSAAPGRWVAGLLLVTVAAGAAAYVLDQRGPWWVPAQDQPVGSRDAARGGVVGGTLDDVQHVSIIR; encoded by the coding sequence GTGAGCACCACGCCGCGCAGCGCCGCCCTCGCCACCGTCGGCGGCTACACGCTGCTGACCCAGATCGGCGAGGGCGGCATGGGCGTGGTGCACCTGGCCCGGCGCCCCGGCGGCGAGCGGGTGGCGCTCAAGGTGCTGCGCCCCCACGTCGTCGGCGGCGACGAGGCCCGCCAGCGGCTCGAGCGCGAGGTCTCCTCGCTCTCGCGGGTGCGCAGCCGCTGGGTGGCCGAGGTCATCGACGCCGACCCCTGGGGCGACGTGCCCTACGTCGCCACCCGCTACGTGCCCGGGCTCTCCCTGCACGACCACGTCGTCGAGGAGGGCCCGGTCGTCGGGCGCGACCTCGTCTGGTTCGCCGGGTGCCTGGCCGAGGGCCTGGCCTCGGTGCACGAGGTCGGGGTGCTGCACCGCGACGTCAAGCCCTCCAACGTGCTGATGGAGGGCCGCACCCCGATCCTCATCGACTTCGGGCTGGCCCGCGTCGCCGACGACCCGCGCCTGACCCACACCGGCTGGCTGATCGGCACCCCCGGCTACCTGGCCCCCGAGATCCTCTACGGCGACGACGCCAGCACCGCCTCCGACGTGCACTCGTGGGCGGCCACGGTCGCCTACGCCGGCACCGGCCGGGCCCCCTTCGGGCGGGGCCCCTCGATGGCGGTGATGGACCGGGTGCGCCGCGGCGAGCACGACCTCGACGGGCTGCGCGGCGACCTGCACGACGTCGTCGAGGCCGCCCTCGACCCCGACCCGGAGCGTCGGCCCACCCTGGGGGAGATCCTCGACTGGCTGCGCCCGCAGTCGACCCAGGTGCACCGGCGACCGGTCGCCGGCCCGCTGCCCGAGGTGGTCGAGACCGCGCCGATGCGGGCCGCCGTGTGGCCTGAGGAGGAGACCCGCGTCGAGGCCGAGCCGGTCGACTGGCAGGAGGGCCGGCAGGACGACTGGCGGGACGACCGGCCGGAGGAGGGCCCGCACACCGCCGTGCTGCCCACCGAGCAGTGGTCCGACGAGCAGTGGTCCGACCAGCAGTGGGACGACCAGGCGCCTCGGGTGCCGCCGCTCGAGCGGGTGCGCCGCGGGCTGCTCACCCTGGCCGGCGGGGTGGCCGTGGCGGTCGGGGTGGCCGCGGTGCCGTACGCCGGCCTGGCGCTGGTGCTGGTGGCCGTCTGGCTGCTGCGCAGCGGGTCGCTGGCCGCCAGCCACGTGGGCGATCGCCGGCGGCTGCGCGGGCGTCGCTGGTACGACGCGCCCGTGGTGCTGGTGCGCGCGCCGTGGGACCTGCTGCGCTCCATCCCCTCCACGATCGTGCTGCAGCTGTGGGCCCTCGGGCTGGCCGCGGCCGCGGGACTGGTCTGCTACTCGTTGGCCGCCGGCACCGTCGTGACGCTGCTCGCGGGCGCCGGGGCCCTGGTGCTGGGGCTGTGGTGGGGGCCGGGCGGCTCGCGGGTGCGCTCGCCCCTGGGCCGCGTGGTGCGCCCGCTCTCGGCCGCCCCGGGGCGCTGGGTCGCGGGGCTGCTGCTGGTCACGGTGGCCGCCGGGGCGGCGGCGTACGTGCTCGACCAGCGGGGCCCCTGGTGGGTGCCGGCGCAGGACCAGCCGGTCGGATCGCGAGACGCCGCCCGTGGCGGTGTGGTCGGTGGCACACTCGACGACGTGCAGCACGTCTCCATCATTCGCTAG
- a CDS encoding iron-siderophore ABC transporter substrate-binding protein: MAGLLVLPLAACGTDDAAEEPQTDDAAGAEEFEPVTVEHAFGATEVTERPERVVTWGWGTPDAVLALGVVPVAMEKLSYGASEEGFMPWQEEAFEELDAEQPTALTPGEAPPFEEIAAAAPDVILANYSGITEADYDKLTQIAPTVAYPDQPWSTPWREVITTVGDVLGQDDEADQVLADIDADVAAAAEAHPEFEGTSIAAVAIDPSAFYVYSAADPRVQFLEDLGFTVAPSVDELDTGESTFYYTLSTENVDQLESDVLLSYAATQERADEIAEDPTYQTMEQFQEGHVATVAGEAVVSSVSPPTALSLTYSLDTFVEALAGAVSSE, translated from the coding sequence GTGGCGGGCCTGCTGGTGCTGCCCCTGGCCGCCTGCGGCACCGACGACGCCGCCGAGGAGCCCCAGACCGACGACGCCGCCGGTGCCGAGGAGTTCGAGCCGGTCACCGTCGAGCACGCCTTCGGTGCCACCGAGGTCACCGAGCGCCCCGAGCGCGTCGTCACCTGGGGCTGGGGCACCCCCGACGCCGTGCTCGCGCTGGGCGTGGTGCCCGTGGCCATGGAGAAGCTCAGCTACGGCGCCTCCGAGGAGGGCTTCATGCCGTGGCAGGAGGAGGCCTTCGAGGAGCTCGACGCCGAGCAGCCCACCGCGCTGACGCCCGGCGAGGCGCCGCCGTTCGAGGAGATCGCCGCCGCGGCCCCCGACGTGATCCTGGCCAACTACTCCGGCATCACCGAGGCCGACTACGACAAGCTCACCCAGATCGCCCCGACCGTGGCCTACCCCGACCAGCCGTGGTCGACGCCGTGGCGCGAGGTCATCACCACCGTCGGCGACGTGCTGGGCCAGGACGACGAGGCCGACCAGGTGCTCGCCGACATCGACGCCGACGTGGCCGCCGCGGCCGAGGCGCACCCCGAGTTCGAGGGCACCAGCATCGCCGCGGTCGCCATCGACCCGAGCGCCTTCTACGTCTACAGCGCCGCCGACCCGCGTGTGCAGTTCCTCGAGGACCTCGGCTTCACCGTCGCCCCGAGCGTCGACGAGCTCGACACCGGCGAGAGCACCTTCTACTACACGCTCAGCACCGAGAACGTCGACCAGCTGGAGTCCGACGTGCTGCTGTCCTACGCCGCGACGCAGGAGCGGGCCGACGAGATCGCCGAGGACCCGACGTACCAGACCATGGAGCAGTTCCAGGAGGGTCACGTGGCCACCGTCGCGGGCGAGGCCGTCGTCTCCTCGGTCTCCCCGCCGACCGCGCTGTCGCTGACCTACAGCCTCGACACCTTCGTCGAGGCGCTGGCCGGTGCCGTCTCCAGCGAGTGA
- a CDS encoding ABC transporter ATP-binding protein, producing MTDQNRLVAHGVHLAYDQHRVVHGVDLAVPTGQVTAIVGANGCGKSTLLRGLGRILRPVEGRVELGGRDLHRMRPREVASVLGLLPQQPVAPEGISVGDLVGRGRHPHQGAFRRWSADDADAVARALALTDTQDLVGRRVEELSGGQRQRVWVAMMLAQDPRILLLDEPTTYLDIAHQVDVLDLLADLNEQRGTTVVMVLHDLNLAARYADHLVVMARGRLVREGAPADVLDAQCVREAFGLVARVVADPVTGCPMVIPAGARERRGAECGKVSLT from the coding sequence ATGACCGACCAGAACCGCCTGGTGGCGCACGGCGTGCACCTGGCCTACGACCAGCACCGGGTGGTGCACGGGGTCGACCTCGCGGTGCCGACCGGTCAGGTCACGGCGATCGTGGGCGCCAACGGCTGCGGCAAGTCGACGCTGCTGCGCGGGCTGGGGCGCATCCTGCGCCCGGTCGAGGGCCGTGTCGAGCTCGGCGGGCGCGACCTGCACCGGATGCGTCCGCGCGAGGTCGCCTCGGTGCTGGGCCTGCTGCCCCAGCAGCCGGTGGCGCCCGAGGGGATCAGCGTCGGCGACCTGGTCGGTCGAGGCCGCCACCCGCACCAGGGCGCCTTCCGCCGCTGGAGCGCCGACGACGCCGACGCGGTCGCCCGGGCCCTGGCGCTCACCGACACCCAGGACCTCGTGGGGAGGCGGGTCGAGGAGCTCTCCGGCGGTCAGCGCCAACGCGTCTGGGTGGCGATGATGCTCGCCCAGGACCCGCGCATCCTGCTGCTCGACGAGCCCACCACCTACCTCGACATCGCCCACCAGGTCGACGTCCTCGACCTGCTGGCCGACCTCAACGAGCAGCGGGGCACCACCGTGGTGATGGTGCTGCACGACCTCAACCTCGCCGCGCGCTACGCCGACCACCTGGTCGTGATGGCCCGCGGGCGGCTGGTGCGCGAGGGGGCGCCGGCCGACGTGCTCGACGCGCAGTGCGTCCGCGAGGCCTTCGGCCTGGTGGCGCGGGTCGTCGCCGACCCGGTGACCGGGTGCCCGATGGTGATCCCCGCCGGGGCCCGGGAGCGCCGAGGAGCAGAGTGCGGTAAGGTTAGCCTCACCTAA
- a CDS encoding FecCD family ABC transporter permease translates to MSAGMLERSPLGRHQVAAAGLRAARRRRRTRRTGVLAVLVALALSLSGAALVMGDFPLSLGQVLGALVGAEDPSARFIVVELRAPRLLLAVLVGVAFGLAGALFQSVLRNPLASPDIIGISQGASAGAVAALLLGGLSGAAVSLSALGGGSLVGLLLYAVAWRGGMTGHRFVLSGIGVAYVCAAVVGYLLTRSEVNQAQVALRWMAGSLAQAEWGLVQVLAGALALLVPLVALVARRLDLLLLGDDQAGGLGLRPELVRAAVIALGVALACAATAAAGPVAFVAFVAAPVARRLLSDGSLALAESALVGVVLVVGADLLAQHLLPGDLSVPVGVVTGAIGGPYLIWLMSTGRTAAR, encoded by the coding sequence GTGAGCGCGGGCATGCTGGAACGCAGCCCCCTGGGGCGCCACCAGGTCGCCGCAGCAGGCCTGCGGGCCGCGCGCAGGCGCCGCCGCACCCGGCGTACGGGCGTGCTGGCGGTGCTCGTCGCGCTGGCCCTGTCGCTCTCGGGTGCGGCGCTGGTGATGGGTGACTTCCCGCTCTCGCTCGGCCAGGTGCTGGGCGCGCTGGTCGGTGCCGAGGACCCGTCGGCGCGCTTCATCGTCGTCGAGCTGCGCGCGCCCCGGCTGCTGCTCGCGGTGCTGGTCGGCGTCGCCTTCGGGCTCGCCGGCGCGCTGTTCCAGTCGGTGCTGCGCAACCCCCTGGCCAGCCCCGACATCATCGGCATCTCGCAGGGGGCCAGCGCCGGCGCGGTCGCCGCCCTGCTGCTCGGCGGGCTCAGCGGGGCGGCGGTGTCGCTGTCGGCGCTGGGCGGGGGCTCGCTCGTCGGCCTGCTGCTGTACGCCGTCGCGTGGCGCGGCGGGATGACCGGTCACCGCTTCGTGCTCTCGGGCATCGGGGTGGCCTACGTCTGCGCGGCGGTGGTCGGCTACCTGCTGACGCGCAGCGAGGTGAACCAGGCCCAGGTGGCGCTGCGCTGGATGGCCGGCAGCCTGGCCCAGGCCGAGTGGGGGCTGGTGCAGGTGCTCGCGGGCGCGCTGGCGCTGCTGGTGCCGCTGGTGGCCCTGGTCGCTCGCCGCCTCGACCTGCTCCTGCTGGGCGACGACCAGGCCGGCGGCCTCGGGCTGCGTCCCGAGCTGGTGCGCGCCGCGGTGATCGCGCTCGGCGTCGCCCTGGCGTGCGCCGCGACCGCCGCGGCCGGGCCGGTGGCCTTCGTGGCGTTCGTCGCCGCGCCGGTCGCGCGCCGGCTGCTCTCCGACGGCAGCCTGGCGCTGGCGGAGTCGGCGCTGGTGGGCGTCGTGCTGGTGGTGGGGGCCGACCTGCTGGCCCAGCACCTCCTGCCCGGCGACCTGTCGGTGCCCGTGGGGGTCGTCACCGGCGCGATCGGTGGGCCCTACCTGATCTGGCTGATGAGCACCGGAAGGACGGCAGCACGATGA
- a CDS encoding FecCD family ABC transporter permease encodes MSSTLTRAPAASLRGPVLPGLLALLLLAVVASLALGARDVSLAQVWAALVDPVAGDNDHLVVRDLRVPRTLVGLVGGAALGVAGALMQGVTRNPIADPGLLGINSGASLAVLGAISLLGVTSVSGYLWFAFAGAALAAVVVYGAASLGFEGVTPVKLALVGAAVTATSTSVITVVLLADTQALDDYRFWQVGSLANRPLDVLTTVLPFVLVGLALSLAAGRVLNALALGDDVARGLGQDVVRGRLLVVLAVVLLCGSAVSMVGPIAFVGLAVPHLARVLVGLDYRWIVTVSALLGPVLLLGADVVGRLVVRPGELEAGLVVALVGAPVLLLIVRRSTAVAA; translated from the coding sequence GTGTCCTCGACCCTGACCCGTGCGCCCGCCGCGTCGCTGCGAGGCCCGGTGCTGCCCGGCCTGCTCGCGCTGCTGCTGCTCGCCGTGGTCGCCAGCCTGGCGCTGGGGGCCCGCGACGTCTCGCTGGCGCAGGTGTGGGCCGCGCTGGTCGACCCGGTCGCCGGCGACAACGACCACCTGGTGGTGCGCGACCTGCGGGTGCCGCGCACCCTGGTCGGGCTGGTCGGCGGGGCCGCGCTGGGCGTGGCCGGCGCGCTGATGCAGGGGGTCACCCGCAACCCGATCGCCGACCCCGGGCTGCTGGGGATCAACTCGGGCGCCTCGCTGGCGGTGCTGGGCGCGATCTCCCTGCTCGGCGTCACCTCCGTCTCGGGCTACCTGTGGTTCGCCTTCGCCGGCGCCGCGCTGGCCGCCGTCGTCGTCTACGGCGCCGCGTCGCTGGGCTTCGAGGGCGTCACGCCCGTCAAGCTCGCCCTCGTCGGCGCCGCCGTCACCGCCACCTCGACCTCCGTCATCACCGTCGTGCTGCTCGCCGACACCCAGGCCCTCGACGACTACCGGTTCTGGCAGGTCGGCTCGCTGGCCAACCGCCCCCTCGACGTGCTGACCACGGTGCTGCCCTTCGTGCTCGTCGGCCTCGCGCTGTCGCTCGCGGCCGGCCGCGTGCTCAACGCGCTGGCACTGGGCGACGACGTGGCCCGCGGGCTGGGCCAGGACGTCGTGCGCGGGCGCCTGCTGGTCGTGCTCGCGGTGGTGCTGCTCTGCGGCTCGGCGGTCTCGATGGTCGGCCCCATCGCCTTCGTGGGTCTCGCGGTGCCGCACCTGGCCCGGGTGCTCGTCGGCCTCGACTACCGCTGGATCGTCACGGTCTCGGCGCTGCTGGGCCCCGTGCTGCTGCTGGGCGCCGACGTCGTGGGTCGCCTCGTCGTGCGCCCCGGTGAGCTCGAGGCCGGGCTGGTCGTCGCCCTGGTCGGGGCGCCGGTGCTGCTGCTGATCGTGCGCCGCTCGACGGCGGTGGCCGCGTGA
- a CDS encoding branched-chain amino acid aminotransferase, producing MEISVTRNPSPVPDDRLAEILAAPGFGTHFTDHMFTVEWTPEKGWHDARITPYGPLTLDPATAVLHYAQETFEGMKAYRHEDGSVWAFRPEQNAERMARSSHRLALPVLETEDFLAAVRALVEVDQRWVPDNTGEKSLYLRPFMFASEKFLGVRPSQHVTFMVIASPAGAYFKGGLKPVSLWLTEEYTRAGRGGMGAAKTGGNYASSLVAQQEATAHGCDQVVFLDAQEMRYVEELGGMNMYFVHDDGTIVTPATGTILEGITRASIIELAGKLGHRVDEHRFSVEEWRDGVTSGRIREIFACGTAAVVTPVGALRHAGGEVPAPADTGEGGGDLTRSVRQALVDIQFGRAEDSFGWMHRIV from the coding sequence ATGGAGATCAGCGTCACCCGCAACCCCTCGCCCGTCCCCGACGACCGGCTGGCCGAGATCCTGGCCGCCCCCGGGTTCGGCACCCACTTCACCGACCACATGTTCACGGTGGAGTGGACGCCGGAGAAGGGCTGGCACGACGCGCGGATCACGCCGTACGGGCCGCTGACCCTCGACCCCGCGACCGCGGTGCTGCACTACGCGCAGGAGACCTTCGAGGGGATGAAGGCCTACCGCCACGAGGACGGCTCGGTGTGGGCCTTCCGTCCCGAGCAGAACGCCGAGCGAATGGCGCGCTCGAGCCACCGCCTCGCGCTGCCGGTGCTCGAGACCGAGGACTTCCTGGCCGCGGTGCGCGCGCTGGTCGAGGTCGACCAGCGCTGGGTGCCCGACAACACCGGTGAGAAGAGCCTCTACCTGCGGCCCTTCATGTTCGCCTCGGAGAAGTTCCTGGGCGTGCGCCCGTCCCAGCACGTGACCTTCATGGTCATCGCCAGCCCCGCCGGCGCCTACTTCAAGGGCGGGCTCAAGCCGGTGAGCCTGTGGCTGACCGAGGAGTACACCCGCGCCGGTCGCGGCGGCATGGGTGCGGCCAAGACCGGCGGCAACTACGCCTCGTCGCTGGTGGCCCAGCAGGAGGCCACCGCGCACGGCTGCGACCAGGTGGTCTTCCTCGACGCGCAGGAGATGCGCTACGTCGAGGAGCTCGGCGGGATGAACATGTACTTCGTGCACGACGACGGCACCATCGTCACCCCGGCCACCGGCACGATCCTGGAGGGCATCACCCGCGCCTCGATCATCGAGCTGGCGGGCAAGCTGGGGCACCGCGTCGACGAGCACCGCTTCTCGGTCGAGGAGTGGCGCGACGGCGTCACCTCGGGCCGGATCCGCGAGATCTTCGCCTGCGGCACCGCTGCGGTCGTGACCCCCGTCGGCGCGCTCAGGCACGCCGGGGGAGAGGTGCCCGCCCCCGCCGACACCGGCGAGGGCGGCGGCGACCTGACCCGCAGCGTCCGCCAGGCGCTCGTCGACATCCAGTTCGGTCGCGCCGAGGACTCCTTCGGCTGGATGCACCGCATCGTGTGA
- a CDS encoding 3-isopropylmalate dehydrogenase produces the protein MTSTPVATGPVKLAVIPGDGIGQEVTAEALKVLEVASPAGVTFEQTRYDLGAERYLATGEVLPDTVLSEIREHDAILLGAVGGKPNDPSIPPGLLERGLLLRLRFELDHYVNLRPSRIFPGVTSPLSREVLGDDEVDFVVVREGTEGPYTGNGGALRVGTPAEVATEVSVNTAYGVERVVRDAFARAERRPRKKLTLVHKTNVLVHAGSVWWRLTQAVAAEHPDVTVDYMHIDAAMIHMTTNPQRFDVVVTDNLFGDIITDLAGAISGGIGLAASGNINPDRTTPSMFEPVHGSAPDIAGQQVADPTAAILSTALLLDHLGHPEAAARIEDAVLADLAERGTARRRTAEVGDSVAKRVAG, from the coding sequence ATCGGGCAGGAGGTGACCGCCGAGGCCCTCAAGGTCCTCGAGGTCGCCTCACCGGCAGGGGTCACCTTCGAGCAGACCCGCTACGACCTCGGCGCGGAGCGCTACCTCGCGACCGGCGAGGTGCTGCCCGACACCGTGCTCAGCGAGATCCGCGAGCACGACGCCATCCTGCTCGGCGCCGTCGGCGGCAAGCCGAACGACCCGAGCATCCCTCCCGGCCTCCTCGAGCGCGGCCTGCTGCTGCGGCTGCGCTTCGAGCTCGACCACTACGTCAACCTGCGCCCCTCGCGGATCTTCCCCGGCGTCACCTCGCCGCTGAGCCGCGAGGTCCTCGGCGACGACGAGGTCGACTTCGTCGTGGTGCGCGAGGGCACCGAGGGCCCCTACACCGGCAACGGCGGCGCCCTGCGCGTCGGCACCCCGGCCGAGGTGGCCACCGAGGTCTCCGTCAACACGGCGTACGGCGTGGAGCGCGTCGTGCGCGACGCCTTCGCACGCGCCGAGCGCCGCCCGCGCAAGAAGCTGACCCTGGTCCACAAGACCAACGTGCTGGTGCACGCGGGCTCGGTGTGGTGGCGCCTGACCCAGGCCGTGGCCGCCGAGCACCCCGACGTCACCGTCGACTACATGCACATCGACGCGGCGATGATCCACATGACCACCAACCCGCAGCGCTTCGACGTGGTCGTCACCGACAACCTCTTCGGCGACATCATCACCGACCTGGCCGGCGCCATCAGCGGCGGCATCGGGCTCGCGGCCTCGGGCAACATCAACCCCGACCGCACCACACCGTCGATGTTCGAGCCGGTGCACGGCTCGGCCCCCGACATCGCCGGGCAGCAGGTCGCCGACCCGACCGCGGCGATCCTGTCGACCGCGCTGCTGCTCGACCACCTCGGCCACCCCGAGGCGGCCGCGCGCATCGAGGACGCGGTGCTGGCCGACCTCGCCGAGCGTGGCACGGCGCGTCGCCGCACCGCCGAGGTGGGCGACTCGGTCGCCAAGCGGGTAGCAGGCTGA